Proteins co-encoded in one Deinococcus aestuarii genomic window:
- a CDS encoding ParA family protein → MTLITTIHSYAGGVAKSATARDLSTALALLGHRVLLIDADHQADLSVSLGVDVDEQFENADDSFACTVGPAVLGTGALPRPRPTFGFDLIPSSITLYNLEKELKADVSMVVGLRYALEEVRAAGEYDFVFIDTNPTLGDMATLALLAADRVLLPIPPNRKGLRAGTFIRSRVEKGHYHRLNPGLRVLPPVITQAPNTVLARRYMGEITEQFGSTLGVIKQRPGLYPTAMERAVPVPQLDQGEGRAEVMAVAERFLREVGGDHGA, encoded by the coding sequence ATGACCCTGATCACCACCATCCACAGCTACGCAGGCGGCGTGGCCAAGAGCGCCACGGCGCGTGACCTGAGCACCGCCCTGGCCCTCCTGGGCCACCGGGTGCTGCTGATCGACGCCGACCACCAGGCCGACCTGAGCGTGAGCCTCGGCGTGGATGTCGACGAGCAGTTCGAGAACGCGGACGACTCGTTCGCCTGCACCGTCGGACCCGCGGTGCTGGGCACGGGGGCGCTGCCCCGGCCTCGTCCGACCTTCGGCTTCGACCTGATCCCCAGCAGCATCACCCTCTACAACCTGGAAAAGGAACTGAAGGCCGACGTGAGCATGGTCGTCGGCCTGCGGTACGCGCTGGAGGAGGTGCGGGCGGCCGGGGAGTACGACTTCGTCTTCATCGACACCAACCCCACCCTGGGGGACATGGCCACGCTGGCCCTGCTGGCGGCCGACCGGGTGCTGCTGCCTATCCCGCCCAACCGCAAGGGGCTGCGGGCGGGCACCTTCATCCGCTCCCGGGTGGAGAAGGGGCACTACCACCGCCTCAACCCCGGGCTGCGGGTGCTGCCGCCCGTGATCACCCAGGCCCCGAACACCGTGCTCGCCCGGCGGTACATGGGGGAGATCACGGAACAGTTCGGGAGCACGCTCGGTGTGATCAAGCAGCGCCCGGGGCTCTACCCCACGGCGATGGAACGGGCCGTCCCGGTGCCCCAACTCGACCAGGGGGAGGGTCGGGCCGAGGTGATGGCGGTGGCGGAGCGCTTTCTCAGGGAGGTGGGGGGCGACCATGGCGCGTGA